The Cytophagales bacterium genome has a segment encoding these proteins:
- a CDS encoding glycosyltransferase, producing the protein MSKLSKKEYFNNIADKRLQRRKRHKYYWNDITRYCNYFIHDEISVIEIGCGNGEMLSRLKGKNKTGIDFSEKMISNAKKNFPELNLHVMAAENITLNEQFDVIIISNLIGFVDDIQLVFDQITKLCHRNTRVIVTYYNYLWEPFLKFSERIGLKLKTPDQNWLSNADIKNLLYLSGFDVYRIINRQILPFSIPLISYLFNKIIARLPVFNHFCINQYLFAKKDNECRDSKNSKFSVSVVIPARNETGNIENAILRLPKMGSYTEIVFVEGNSTDDTWEKIKEIKAKYEKTHDIKIMQQDGKGKGDAVRKGFSSATGDILMILDADLTVPPEDLSKFYDAIASGKGDFINGSRLVYQMEDNAMRFLNVLGNKFFSMAFTWLLDRPFKDTLCGTKVIFRSDYEKLISNRKFFGEFDPFGDFDLIFGAYKLNLKIVEVPIKYKERTYGSTNISRFRHGFILLKMCLFAARKIKFY; encoded by the coding sequence ATGAGCAAACTTTCAAAAAAGGAATACTTTAACAATATAGCAGATAAACGCTTACAAAGAAGAAAAAGACACAAATACTACTGGAATGATATTACCAGGTATTGTAATTATTTTATCCATGATGAAATATCTGTGATTGAAATAGGCTGCGGGAACGGAGAAATGTTGAGCCGGCTAAAGGGTAAGAATAAAACAGGCATTGATTTCAGCGAAAAGATGATTAGCAACGCTAAAAAGAATTTTCCGGAATTGAACTTACATGTGATGGCAGCTGAAAATATTACGCTCAATGAACAATTTGATGTGATTATTATTTCCAACCTTATAGGTTTTGTTGATGATATTCAGTTGGTTTTTGATCAGATCACAAAACTATGCCACAGAAATACGCGGGTAATCGTAACCTACTACAATTATCTTTGGGAACCTTTTCTAAAATTTTCTGAACGGATAGGCTTAAAACTCAAAACACCTGACCAAAACTGGCTAAGTAATGCTGATATTAAAAATCTGCTGTATTTGTCAGGCTTTGATGTATACCGGATAATCAACAGGCAAATTCTTCCATTTTCTATTCCTTTGATTTCATATCTATTTAATAAAATCATTGCCAGGCTCCCTGTTTTCAATCATTTCTGCATTAATCAATATTTGTTTGCTAAAAAAGATAATGAATGTAGAGACTCAAAAAATTCAAAATTTTCTGTAAGCGTGGTAATACCTGCTAGAAATGAAACCGGAAATATTGAAAATGCAATTTTGAGATTACCCAAAATGGGAAGTTATACCGAAATTGTTTTTGTGGAAGGAAATTCTACAGATGACACGTGGGAAAAAATTAAAGAAATTAAAGCTAAATACGAAAAAACACACGATATTAAAATAATGCAGCAAGATGGTAAAGGAAAAGGCGATGCAGTAAGAAAGGGTTTTTCATCAGCTACTGGTGATATTTTAATGATCCTTGACGCTGATCTGACTGTGCCACCTGAAGATCTATCCAAGTTTTATGATGCAATTGCATCAGGTAAAGGAGATTTTATTAATGGTTCAAGATTGGTATATCAAATGGAAGACAACGCTATGAGATTCCTCAATGTTCTGGGGAATAAGTTTTTTAGTATGGCTTTTACATGGCTGCTTGACAGACCATTTAAAGACACGTTATGTGGTACAAAAGTAATTTTCAGGTCCGATTATGAAAAGTTGATCAGCAACAGAAAATTCTTCGGAGAGTTTGATCCTTTTGGTGATTTTGACCTGATCTTCGGAGCTTACAAACTCAACCTGAAGATAGTGGAAGTACCTATAAAATATAAGGAAAGAACTTATGGAAGCACCAATATTTCAAGGTTCAGGCATGGCTTTATATTACTTAAAATGTGTTTGTTTGCTGCCAGGAAAATTAAATTTTATTAA
- a CDS encoding glycosyltransferase family 2 protein has product MEIKKLSIIVPVFNEEKTITELLDKIIEVELKDEISKEIIIVDDASNDATVGKIEEYVTVCQVENVETLHATSLHSPPDTTIKLLKHDKNQGKGAALHTGIALATGDFVIVQDADLEYDPNEYNLLLEPVLKGMADVVYGSRFMGGKPHRILFFWHSIGNKFLTLLSNMFTNLNLTDMETCYKLFRRDIIQGLNLKEKRFGFEPEVTAKISKVPGIRIYEVGISYYGRTYKEGKKINWRDGLWAVYCILKYGVV; this is encoded by the coding sequence ATGGAAATAAAAAAATTATCAATCATTGTTCCCGTTTTTAATGAAGAAAAGACGATCACAGAATTATTGGATAAGATCATTGAGGTTGAGTTAAAGGACGAAATTTCAAAAGAGATCATTATTGTGGATGATGCTTCAAATGACGCTACTGTTGGTAAAATAGAAGAATATGTTACGGTGTGTCAGGTGGAGAATGTAGAGACGTTGCATGCAACGTCTCTACATTCTCCACCTGACACTACAATCAAATTATTAAAACACGATAAAAACCAGGGCAAAGGCGCTGCGCTGCATACCGGTATTGCTCTAGCAACAGGAGATTTTGTGATCGTCCAGGATGCTGACCTGGAATATGATCCGAATGAATATAATTTGCTTTTAGAGCCGGTATTGAAAGGTATGGCTGATGTTGTATATGGCTCAAGGTTTATGGGCGGCAAGCCGCACAGGATACTTTTTTTCTGGCATTCGATAGGGAATAAATTTTTAACACTTCTGTCAAATATGTTTACTAACCTGAATTTGACAGATATGGAAACCTGTTATAAACTTTTTAGGAGAGATATAATTCAGGGTCTGAATTTAAAGGAAAAGCGGTTTGGTTTTGAGCCGGAAGTAACAGCCAAAATTTCAAAAGTACCGGGTATAAGGATATATGAAGTAGGGATCTCTTATTATGGGCGGACTTATAAGGAAGGGAAGAAGATAAACTGGAGGGATGGGCTGTGGGCGGTTTATTGTATTTTAAAGTATGGGGTGGTTTGA
- a CDS encoding RNA methyltransferase has translation MQEKSKKNNPVKESAEHLSGFITENKKERIGQALGNRTRYITVVLEGIFQPHNASAVIRSCDCFGIQDVHVIENQNEFKVNTNVALGASKWVDVIRSGSSSGTKECIEKLRDQGYRIIATAPYCEVRSTKYPAKNDGAGKVRSKKKKVYDLDDFPLDKGKIALFFGTEMDGLSGEALKNADEFLKIPMYGFTESLNISVCVAICLHHLTINLHGSELKWRLSEKEKNEIRLKWIRRIIKGKTA, from the coding sequence ATGCAAGAAAAATCAAAAAAAAACAACCCTGTAAAAGAGTCAGCAGAACACCTGTCGGGTTTTATTACTGAAAATAAAAAAGAAAGGATCGGGCAGGCGCTCGGTAATCGTACCCGGTATATAACGGTTGTTTTAGAGGGTATTTTTCAACCTCACAATGCCAGCGCTGTGATCAGGAGTTGTGATTGTTTTGGGATACAGGATGTGCATGTTATAGAAAATCAAAATGAATTTAAAGTTAATACTAATGTTGCTTTGGGCGCTTCTAAATGGGTGGACGTTATAAGAAGTGGCAGTAGCAGTGGTACAAAAGAATGTATTGAAAAATTAAGAGATCAGGGTTATAGGATCATTGCTACTGCACCATATTGTGAAGTACGAAGTACGAAGTACCCCGCAAAAAATGACGGGGCAGGCAAAGTACGAAGTAAGAAAAAAAAAGTGTATGATTTGGATGATTTTCCGCTTGATAAGGGGAAGATAGCCTTGTTTTTTGGTACTGAAATGGATGGATTAAGCGGTGAAGCGCTAAAAAATGCGGATGAATTTTTGAAAATACCAATGTATGGTTTTACCGAGAGCTTGAATATTTCTGTGTGTGTTGCGATATGTTTACATCATTTAACGATTAATCTTCATGGATCTGAATTGAAGTGGAGGTTGAGTGAAAAAGAAAAAAATGAGATTAGATTGAAATGGATAAGGAGGATTATTAAAGGAAAGACAGCTTAG
- a CDS encoding Uma2 family endonuclease, protein MIATSQKQYTVKDYKQFEEGDPRQLINGKLIALGEPAPTYGHQGIVADILTQIRFFLKNNPIGEVRCAPMDVYFDEKNVLQPDIVFVSDKRNNIIHDDGLHGAPDMIIEILSPSTSYYDTNIKKSIYEKYDVKEYWIINPDNDEVIGYENIDRKLQEFYRGYEKFSSKVLKLDISLKY, encoded by the coding sequence ATGATAGCAACATCACAAAAACAATATACAGTTAAAGATTACAAACAGTTTGAGGAGGGCGACCCACGCCAACTCATAAATGGCAAATTAATTGCCTTGGGTGAACCAGCGCCAACTTACGGGCATCAGGGCATAGTGGCTGATATTTTAACCCAAATAAGGTTCTTTCTAAAAAATAACCCGATAGGAGAAGTTCGTTGTGCTCCAATGGATGTATATTTTGATGAGAAAAATGTATTACAACCTGATATAGTTTTTGTTTCTGATAAAAGAAACAATATCATACATGACGATGGCTTGCATGGAGCTCCAGATATGATTATTGAAATACTATCGCCTTCTACAAGTTACTATGACACCAATATTAAAAAAAGTATTTATGAAAAATATGACGTGAAAGAATACTGGATCATTAACCCTGACAATGACGAAGTAATAGGATATGAGAATATTGACCGAAAGCTTCAGGAATTTTACAGAGGATATGAAAAATTTTCGTCAAAAGTGTTAAAACTTGATATTTCCCTTAAATATTAG